The stretch of DNA GACCGTTGGAATCTCCTCGCCCGTCGTCTCCTGCGCAAGCACGGCAACGGCCGATACGGTTCGTGGATCAAGCGCCTGCGCAGTCTCCAACAACTCTCCAGGACTCACGTTCGGCCAAGATCCAGTTTCATCGAAGAGGGTAACTACGATAGCCCGCCGCTACCGTCCTTGCTGGTCGCCTTCAAGGACCGCGACGCCGTGACAGCGTGCTTCGACGAAGAAGGCCAGTACATGCTCGAAGGCACGTCAGAACCCGCCCTGGTCGTGTCCTTCCATCCACGAAAATCGGAAGAGGTGCGTGAGGCGATTCGCGTCGTCGAACGTTTCATCCTGTTCAACCATGAACTCTTCCAGTTGGTTGAGGATCTACAGCAGTGGGAGAAGTCGGAGAACGAGAATGCAGATACACGTCTCGATCGGGGAGAACCATCGCTTCGAGCTGCGTGAGGCGCTGCTGGTCTACGGGGATCGCCAGAAGAGCTTCGTGACCCGCCACGATGTGGCGCTCCAGGAGAATGCACCACCTACGCTCGGGCCGGCCCAGCCGCTCACCGTGGCTTTTGTGGAATCTCTGGTGCGCTCTCTGAGTGGAAGCTCTGACGCCGAGGTGCTGCCGGAGAGCATCCTCGCAAAGGGCGACCGCCTGATCGTTTGGTGGACACCGGCGCAACGGCGGCAGATGTTCTATGAGAACTCCGAGGACAAAGCTTCGGAACTCAATGGGCTTGTCTTTCCGCAGCCGCCGCTGGTGTGGCGCGTGAAGAACGGCGATCTTATGATCCGTGCGCTCACGGAAAACAAGCGTCCGCAGACAGCTACGAAGCTGGCGATCGCACCGTTTTGGAATCTCTCTGACAATGGCCGCGTCTGTACCGGCTCCATGCGCCGCCCGGACGGCGCAACAGTGTCCTCGATCACCGATTGGGAACGAGGATATTACGAGAGTGCTTTCACGCACGCCAACGTGGGACGGCTGACGCGCCATCCCGGAGGCTTCGAAGGGCTGTGGACTTCACTGGCGGGCAAGCGCAAGCCGTTCCCGCTGGATACCCTGATCGGCCTGCCGCAAACTCTTGCGCAGTTCGTTCGGGGAGAGAGGGCCTGACATGAGGATCGAGCACAGAATGCCCACAGACCTGATACGCCGCGGACCAGTACATGTGTTGATCGTGGGAGCCGGTGGAACAGGAAGCGCGATGGCCATGAACCTGCCGTATCTCGACCAGGCAATGCGCGTATGGGGTCACGCAAGCGGTCTCGACGTGACCATGATGGATGCCGATACCGTGTCCGCGACGAATTGCGTCCGCCAACCGTTCTCCGCTTCCGACATCGGCCAGAACAAGGCCACCGTATTGATCAACCGCATCAACATCTTCTGGGGAACAAAGTGGAGGGTGATCCCCCATCGGTTTCATGCCCGCTCCTTTGAGAACGACCGCGGCAATGCCCCCGACATCGTGATCGGTTGCGTCGACACGCGGGAGGCCCGCAAGGCCATCGAGGAATCGTTCAACCACGGTCTGAGCAAGACCTGCTATTGGCTCGATCTTGGCAACAATGCCGCCAGTGGACAGTATGTTCTCGGACAGCCGTTGAACGGGCGAAATCGCCGGAAGGCGGAACGCCTCCGCACGGTGAGCGAGTTGTATCCGGAGATTGTGGATGTAGCTGCCGGGGAAGATCCGCTACCGAGTTGTTCCGCGGTCGAGGCATTGGATAGGCAGGAGCCGTTCATCAACCCGACGCTCGCGTTGCATGCGCTTGCGATGCTGGGGCAGCTCTTTCGCTACGGCAAGCTCAGCTACCATGGCGCATTCTTCAACGCGAGGAGCGGCCAGACGAGTGCGTTGCCGGTTGATCCGAGATTGTGGTCCAGAACGAAAAGGCGCTCACGCAAGCTCGCTACGTAGTTCCGAGAGGATGTAAGACGTCAAAGCGGCTGCGGCGGTATGGTGGAACGTACCGGAGACTGCCCATGAAGATGAAGCTCGATCCCGATCTGGCGATGGAAGCCAAAGCCCTCGTTGTTCTGGCCTTTCGCAATGGCCCTATCGAAGCCCTGCACGCGGGAAAGCCCTGCGCGGTTTGCAGCGGCCTGCCGGA from Acidicapsa ligni encodes:
- a CDS encoding PRTRC system protein B gives rise to the protein MQIHVSIGENHRFELREALLVYGDRQKSFVTRHDVALQENAPPTLGPAQPLTVAFVESLVRSLSGSSDAEVLPESILAKGDRLIVWWTPAQRRQMFYENSEDKASELNGLVFPQPPLVWRVKNGDLMIRALTENKRPQTATKLAIAPFWNLSDNGRVCTGSMRRPDGATVSSITDWERGYYESAFTHANVGRLTRHPGGFEGLWTSLAGKRKPFPLDTLIGLPQTLAQFVRGERA
- a CDS encoding PRTRC system ThiF family protein; the encoded protein is MPTDLIRRGPVHVLIVGAGGTGSAMAMNLPYLDQAMRVWGHASGLDVTMMDADTVSATNCVRQPFSASDIGQNKATVLINRINIFWGTKWRVIPHRFHARSFENDRGNAPDIVIGCVDTREARKAIEESFNHGLSKTCYWLDLGNNAASGQYVLGQPLNGRNRRKAERLRTVSELYPEIVDVAAGEDPLPSCSAVEALDRQEPFINPTLALHALAMLGQLFRYGKLSYHGAFFNARSGQTSALPVDPRLWSRTKRRSRKLAT